TTGCCTACCTCTAAAAAAGAGTATTATCTCTCAATTCGTTCGATTTGTGACAGATGCTTTTGTTTTAGATCTATCCCTTATTCTTGACTTAGGAGTTCATTTGTATTGTTCCGTTTTAAGAGGAGTTTCCTCTTTGTACTGTGTTTGTTTAATACAAGTTCTATtattattctcaaaaaaaaaaagaaaaaaagaagagagaaaactaTTAAACCAGCAGAACAGACAATAAGATCGTTGTCATATGCACTGCTACATGAGTGCATATATTAGTTTAACAAGCTGTCAAACTCTGGTACCCAAACAACCAAACATGAACAAATCATTGGAGGGTCAACCGACCCAAACATGTTACTTCTAGGAAAGGGCCTTGGCAATGTTAGGGAACGTGAGATGTAGCCGGAACCAAAGGCAATTGGTCTTTCGACATGTGATATTTGTGGATCAAATTCAGCTTTTTTTTAATGGGGTCCTCTAAAAACAGAATCAGACAGCTCAAGCTGACCATGTCATATACTACTATGTCTTtctatatttaataattttattacatAATAACATGTATTTAATTATCTTGGTCAGCAGATATGCATTCTTCTTTCTAGAAATCAAGATCTTCGTTATTAAGAAAAAGATTTGTGGCTAATGTGAACtggttcatttctttcacaCTCCTTAAGGAAAAGTCGTTGaataacaaaaaacaataaacaaagaCCATAAAACAATAGATAGAGCATAGCCTAGTTCAGTATAACATCTCCTGTTTCCAAAACTGGATGGCCGGTCAAATTCTTTCCAAGATCAACAGAAAACTATCAGCAATCAAGAAGTTTCAAAAAATGAAGCAGcagttcttttttgtttcaacctGCATTTGCACTCAAAAGTCTGACAAACTTTCTCATCCAAACAGTTGATAACTGAACAGCGTAAGACCACATCAGGTAACATGGCAACAAATAGACCCTTTTCAAATGATGGggataaaattgaaattaacaATGGGATTCATCTGAAGTCATGTAAGTAATTGCAAGGTTAATGTACACTGCCATCGCAATTGTAAACACCAACAACACAACGATAAGAATTcttcatttcaaattgaatataATGTGCAGTCAATGTTATTAACTTAGTAAAAGAATCAAAGAATGTTACATAAATTTGTAAAATCTATCTTCAGCTATGTGTGTGTAAATTAAATTCCCCACCAAATAATAGATAATCAGACTTGATGCTTGTATTATATACCACCTTCTGCGGCAACCCCAATGACCACTCATGGGAGCCTTTCCTTTCACAGGGGGAGACAACTTCAATCAAATCTTATTTGTTAGTTGTGTTTCCTACTGAATAACTAATCTAGTCGTTAAATGAAGTGCCGCAACCGAATCAGCATGATGCTAATATCATCACAAGAACCTCGTGACACAGCAAGATCGGCAAGCCTTTTACAGGCTGACAATGGTTCAGGGTTGTCAATTCCCAAGCAAAACGGGCGTGCTACATCTACTGCTTCCTGATTGCTAACCTggaagaaaaagacaaagaaaaacatTTTAGATTACCATGTTCTTAATCTTTTGTGCACACTGAAATATAAGGACataaaaatagaaagaatgTAACTCTAATGTTGGACATCATACCTTATCCCATAAACCATCAGAAGCTAAGATCAAGAGCTCATGTTCAGGTTTGATTCTACAGATTTTCGTCTCTGGCTCAGCTATGACCCACTGTTTTAGTTGCCGGTCCCCAATTCCCCTCGAAACAGCCAAGGACCCCTGAATTCTCCAAACACCATGGATCTTATCAACATAGGCCCCCTGCAACACAAATTTTACAATAGCACACTTAGTTACCTGATAAGAGTTTAGTACTTTGTACCAAAATGCTGACAATGTAATCTTTGATAAAGTGACAGGTTACTCACCTTGCTCAAAACTCTATCCTTTTCATCTTCCCTGGAAGGCCGGTGATCAGATGTGAGGGCCTCTGCTATGCCTTGGTTGCTGATGACAGCACAACAATCACCAGCGTTGGATACAACTAGATTTCCTTCCCTAATCAAAGCTGTCACACAGCACGAGCCACCGTGAATATCTTCCTTTAAAAACTCAGAATCCGTCTTTAAGTATCCACATTTGACTGCATCCTCTATTCCTCTTTCTCCCATCTTTGAAACTTCCTTCAATATATTCTTATCTAAGTTTTGCGATGCAAACTGTGCAGCTTTTGCACCTCCATGCCCATCAAAGATACCAAATAAAGCCTGCGAAACATGACAACAAAGCACATAAGACTACAACTATAgcaatcccaaattaaaatcgGAGTGCACAGAGCTCAACGTAATGTTTAAGCTACTATCTAATGTTATTCATGCAGCTCAAAGCTAAATCCTAATTCCTGAGAAAATCCGTTCATCAATCAAGGAAGCTGTAAGGAAAAAcgaattttaaaatattgggGAAAAGAGAGAGGCAAAATTACCTGTTTGGAATCTCCTTGAACACCAACAGTAGCAGAGAACCGATCTTCCATGGCCGCTCTCCTCCCTCTCTTGCTATACACGGAATACCCATATCCTTCTCTCTCCATCTCTACCTCCTCCAATATCCTTCCACCCGCCGCTGGAGTCTCCGGAGCTCCAAGTCCCATATCCACCGCCGGTATATCCAACCTCGCCGGTCTCTTCCTCTTCAACAACGCCTGAGGCGACCCGGCCCCAAATCGGGAACCGGACACTGAAGTCGAAGCCAAAGAAGAAGATGGAATCGAGACAGGAGGCTTCTGGAGTCGCACCCGAAGCGGCGAGAAAGGAGACAATGGAGAAGAAGCAGTCGGAGACTGCGTAGATTTGAGGTGCGACAAGGTTACTGCTAGGGTTTCAATATTGTTGCGGAAGAAAGAAGACGATGGAGAAGAAAACACCGGAGAATTTGATACCACAACCGACATCTCTGTAGCAAGTCAAGcttttctttctctgttttccGATTGATCTTTGTTTTAGTTCTGTGTTTGCCGTTGAAGAAAAGGGCGAGGAGAGCGGTTTATAAAGCGTCTTCCGTCTTTCCGTGTTTGTGGAGATGACCGGTCTGTCCTTCACTTTAGAAGACGGATTTGACCCTGCAATACATCcccattaattaacaatttgacCATAAACTTCTATTTTGAATGAATATCGTAAAACACCGAGTGGTATGGGCAACAAGGTCTTTTCAAGCAAGCCCAATTAGCTTAGACTTAGAGTTAGAGGTCAAAACACGTAATAAAACAGCGTTAATGAATTGTTGACTACACACTGGCAATCGCTAAGTATAAAGCAGCCACATCTCATAGTGTGGGCCCAACCCACTCTGATTGCCATTGGTCAAGGTCTCGAGGGTCCATCTACGAAAGTCACCCTTTCGTGATCCCGTGGCGTTGCGGAACTACGTTCAATGAAAAATATGGGGTTAACTATATTTTTcctagatttttatttttagcattcaaaaaatttttattataaaatcatcccctattgtttcaaaatgagactTGTAGAGAACTCGGTCAGATTTGTTACTATTTCGGTCGGGATTGTTGATGATGTGACATTAAATCTAtaattattgataaaaaataGGTATGTGGAAATTCCAcctaatttttcttaaaaaataattaataaaaatgactttaacttaaaaaaaatcttatcttGCTACTTTacctctctcatctctctttaaaattttattctctctctctctctctctctctctctctctctctctctctctctctctctctctctctctctctctctctctctctctctctctctctctctctctctctctctctctctctctctctctctctctctctctctctctctctctctctctctctctctctctctctctctctctctctctctctctctctctctctctctctctctctctctctctctctctctctctctctctctctctctctctctctctctctctctctctctctctctctctctctctctctctctctctctctctctctctctctctctctctctctctctctctctctctctctctctctctctctctctctctctctctctctctctctctctctctctctctctctctctctctctctctctctctctctctctctctctctctctctctctctctctctctctctctctctctctctctctctctctctctctctctctctctctctctctctctctctctctctctctctctctctctctctctctctctctctctctctctctctctctctctctctctctctctctctctctctctctctctctctctctctctctccctccccttATATGCAAATCTATAACTTCACTCAAATCCTTACGGCAAGACCAAACGGCGCAACTCCAAATCGGAAGAGCCTTCCTGGCTGGACAACGCTTTGACAAACGAAATTGTTAGTGGTAGCTTCTAGATAAAGTAAGTTTATTTGACTCTCAAATCTACCCCTGTTCACCTTCGATTTTAAACCCATTTCCATTTGTCATCCCATTTGCAAAGACCCAACTAAAGACAACTGCAACGATAATGCGTAGATCGACGGTGAGAGAGATGAAAtggtagagagagaaagtaaagTTGTAGagggagatgagagagaggaagtGTTGTTTCAAATAAgttgttattttaaattttttaaaaaatgacacGTAAGCAAGTGCTGAGTTGGGTGCCAAGTTGTCATCCAAATAAGCACAACTAATTTTGCAAACGTTGACTATTTGCCATCTACGCATTGACATTGTCTGTTATTGTAACAATTTTGACCGAATCCCTCAAATGTCTCATTTTGATTCAATGGGTGACTAGtttataacaaaaaatctttcggtgCTAA
This genomic stretch from Tripterygium wilfordii isolate XIE 37 chromosome 22, ASM1340144v1, whole genome shotgun sequence harbors:
- the LOC119991862 gene encoding probable protein phosphatase 2C 25, producing the protein MSVVVSNSPVFSSPSSSFFRNNIETLAVTLSHLKSTQSPTASSPLSPFSPLRVRLQKPPVSIPSSSLASTSVSGSRFGAGSPQALLKRKRPARLDIPAVDMGLGAPETPAAGGRILEEVEMEREGYGYSVYSKRGRRAAMEDRFSATVGVQGDSKQALFGIFDGHGGAKAAQFASQNLDKNILKEVSKMGERGIEDAVKCGYLKTDSEFLKEDIHGGSCCVTALIREGNLVVSNAGDCCAVISNQGIAEALTSDHRPSREDEKDRVLSKGAYVDKIHGVWRIQGSLAVSRGIGDRQLKQWVIAEPETKICRIKPEHELLILASDGLWDKVSNQEAVDVARPFCLGIDNPEPLSACKRLADLAVSRGSCDDISIMLIRLRHFI